A part of Capsicum annuum cultivar UCD-10X-F1 chromosome 6, UCD10Xv1.1, whole genome shotgun sequence genomic DNA contains:
- the LOC107873807 gene encoding importin subunit alpha-4-like, giving the protein MRVARTIGYLCFGTPSPPFDKLRPSIPILRFLINQVEPDIGERAHPAIKHACLIIASLARGGLDPINALIEGNMCPMLVMLLAHPNSEVVASVLKVVESFLKYGTADQIQVLHDNQVLQRILEILINHNHLPPLEVRSACRVIANIATYQPIQIQSMVDAAIYPSIIQISINQEVGETKYEATYAISAAAKRGSHEQIRYLVDQGAIEAISGGLLSGGYGRRASCFQGLHNILRVGEAHKVDGVNVYKQMVIESGGLARIKSQRDDADVGEMARRLLTSYWTGESMI; this is encoded by the exons ATGAGAGTTGCTAGAACAATAGGATACTTGTGTTTTGGTACTCCATCCCCACCATTTGATAAG CTGAGACCATCAATACCGATCCTCCGGTTTCTTATTAATCAAGTGGAGCCTGATATAGGAGAAAGAGCACATCCTGCTATTAAGCATGCGTGCTTGATTATTGCATCTCTGGCACGCGGTGGACTTGACCCTATAAATGCGCtgattgaaggaaatatgtgCCCAATGCTGGTGATGCTTTTGGC ACATCCTAACAGTGAGGTGGTGGCAAGTGTGTTGAAGGTTGTTGAGAGCTTCCTTAAGTACGGAACTGCGGATCAAATTCAG GTTCTACATGACAACCAAGTTCTTCAACGTATTTTAGAAATTCTGATCAACCATAACCACCTACCTCCTTTAGAAGTGAGGAGTGCTTGTCGTGTCATTGCAAATATAGCGACTTACCAGCCAATTCAAATCCAG AGCATGGTTGATGCAGCTATCTACCCGTCCATTATTCAAATATCAATTAATCAAGAGGTTGGTGAGACCAAATACGAGGCTACGTATGCCATATCAGCTGCTGCCAAGAGAGGATCTCACGAGCAGATTAG ATATTTGGTCGATCAAGGTGCAATTGAAGCAATTTCTGGGGGTCTTTTGAGTGGAGGTTATGGTAGAAGAGCTTCGTGTTTCCAAGGGCTACACAATATTCTAAGGGTCGGAGAGGCTCATAAAGTAGACGGTGTGAATGTCTACAAACAAATGGTCATCGAGAGCGGGGGGCTTGCTAGGATCAAGAGTCAAAGGGATGACGCTGATGTTGGAGAGATGGCAAGAAGACTGTTGACCTCCTATTGGACTGGGGAAAGTATGATTTGA
- the LOC107875471 gene encoding tRNAse Z TRZ4, mitochondrial isoform X1 produces MTNPENNVHTNTKAYVQILGTGMDTQETSPSVLLCFDKERFIFNAGEGLQRFCMEYKIKLSQVDHICLTRVCSETAGGLPVSGLLLTLAGMKDESPQSAGKVQIWGPPNLNLLVNAMKTFVPHAVMKNKNCIPQSGSALVPPLHAEELRADGKFKAVSISAILLSPTHFAGSHFSPNDTSIVYICKLHDITGKVDKDKAKACGLNPGRKLGQLQKGFSVKSDFLDIEVHPDDVIGPTIPGPIVLIVDCPTEPHAQELLSAQALEAYYSDSQSNSPDTTKVVNCIIHLGPATVINSPVYEKWMGKFDSAQHIMARTPRKHETTPILVSSAKIGTRLHYLCPQLFPAPSLPSVGDDVGTPHIKGSACGIFAENLLKFTLRPPRDMGLDRSSVENPTTSSVFIEELLSEIPEIADAAKNISKFWHKPKDEVELSNRQDSGDVVTEEPSKFSAPRCLENVQRDDLEIVFLGTGSSVPSKYRNVSSIHVNLFSKGGLLLDCGEGTLAQLKRRYGIIGADSAVRNLKCIWISHIHADHHAGVARILALRRDLLKGVAHDRILVIGPKQVGEFLMEYIKLEDLDMLFLDCKSTTVAAWDNMEADSMYVESRDHTLLTSLSEDSPLQHCSKKMKLSTPVDDITLLKCFRKVLSEAGLVRLISFPVVHCPDTEAFGVILESAERMNHDKVVPGWKVVYSGDTRPCSQVIEASLGATILIHEATFEDGLVEEAIARNHSTIKEAIEVGDSAGAYRVILTHFSQRYPKVPALDEVSMQTTCIAFDLMSVNLADLPVLPKVLPYLKLLFRNSG; encoded by the exons ATGACTAACCCCGAAAATAATGTTCACACTAATACGAAAGCCTATGTCCAG ATTTTGGGGACAGGAATGGATACCCAAGAAACATCCCCATCTGTTCTGCTCTGCTTTGACAAAGAAAGATTCATATTTAACGCTGGAGAG GGATTACAACGCTTCTGCATGGAGTATAAGATAAAATTATCTCAG GTAGACCACATATGTCTCACTCGTGTATGCTCAGAGACAGCAGGTGGACTTCCAG TCTCAGGATTGCTATTGACTTTGGCTGGCATGAAAGATGAAAGTCCTCAAAGTGCTGGGAAA gtccAGATATGGGGTCCTCCAAATCTAAATTTATTGGTTAATGCAATGAAGACTTTTGTCCCTCATGCTgttatgaagaataaaaattgCATCCCGCAAAGTGGATCTGCATTAGTTCCCCCATTACATGCGGAGGAGTTGAGAGCTGATGGCAAGTTCAAGGCAGTTAGTATATCAGCTATTCTCCTATCACCGACTCACTTTGCTGGATCACATTTTAGTCCAAATGATACCTCCATTGTATATATTTGTAAACTACATGACATCACGGGGAAAGTTGACAAAGATAAGGCTAAAGCTTGCGGACTCAATCCAGGGAGAAAGCTTGGACAACTGCAGAAGGGGTTCAGTGTGAAGTCAGATTTTCTGGATATCGAG GTCCATCCAGATGATGTTATAGGTCCAACTATTCCTGGTCCGATTGTACTGATTGTTGACTGTCCAACAGAACCTCATGCACAAGAGTTACTCTCTGCACAAGCTCTTGAAGCCTATTACTCTGATTCCCAAAGCAACTCCCCAGATACCACCAAGGTTGTGAACTGCATCATTCATCTGGGCCCTGCTACTGTCATCAACAGTCCTGTTTATGAGAAATGGATGGGGAAATTTGATTCTGCCCAACATATTATGGCAAGAACTCCAAG GAAGCATGAAACAACTCCAATTCTAGTATCTAGTGCTAAAATAGGTACAAGACTGCATTATTTGTGTCCTCAGCTTTTTCCAGCTCCTAGTCTTCCTTCTGTTGGTGACGATGTTGGAACACCTCATATAAAG GGTTCAGCTTGTGGCATATTTGCTGAAAATCTCTTAAAG TTCACCTTACGTCCTCCTAGAGATATGGGATTGGACAGATCAAGTGTTGAAAATCCGACGACCTCCTCAGTTTTCATTGAAGAGTTACTTTCAGAGATTCCCGAGATTGCTGATGCAGCTAAGAACATAAGCAAATTTTGGCACAAACCTAAAGATGAGGTGGAATTATCCAACAGGCAGGACAGTGGTGATGTCGTGACTGAAGAACCTTCAAAATTCTCTGCCCCTAGGTGTCTCGAGAATGTACAGAGAGATGATCTGGAGATTGTTTTTCTTGGCACCGGTTCTTCTGTACCTTCAAAATATCGAAATGTCAGTTCCATCCATGTTAATCTTTTCTCTAAAGGGGGTTTACTCCTTGATTGTGGAGAAGGAACCCTGGCACAACTCAAGAGGAG ATATGGCATTATTGGTGCAGACAGTGCAGTTAGAAATCTTAAATGCATTTGGATTTCCCATATCCATGCTGATCACCACGCAGGTGTGGCACGGATACTTGCTTTACGACGTGATTTGTTGAAGGGAGTAGCCCATGATCGCATACTGGTTATTGGGCCAAAACAGGTTGGGGAGTTTCTCATGGAATATATAAAATTAGAAGATCTAGACATGTTGTTTCTCGACTGTAAGAGCACTACGGTGGCTGCATGGGATAATATGGAGGCCGACTCTATGTATGTTGAAAGTAGAGATCATACTCTGTTGACTTCTCTTTCTGAAGACAGTCCTCTGCAGCACTGTTCGAAAAAAATGAAGCTAAGCACTCCAGTTGATGACATAACATTGCTAAAGTGTTTCAGGAAAGTTCTCAGTGAAGCAGGTCTAGTGAGACTCATCAGCTTCCCTGTCGTACACTGTCCAGACACTGAGGCGTTTGGTGTTATCTTGGAATCAGCAGAAAGAATGAATCACGACAAAGTAGTACCGGGTTGGAAGGTTGTGTATTCTGGTGACACGAGGCCATGCTCGCAAGTTATAGAAGCATCTCTTGGTGCAACTATACTTATACATGAG GCAACATTTGAGGATGGCCTGGTGGAGGAGGCTATAGCAAGAAATCACAGCACAATCAAAGAAGCTATAGAAGTGGGAGATTCTGCTGGTGCATACCGCGTAATATTAACACACTTCAGCCAAAGATACCCCAAAGTACCTGCACTTGATGAAGTGAGTATGCAAACAACTTGTATTGCTTTTGATCTAATGAGTGTAAACCTAGCAGATTTGCCAGTGCTACCTAAGGTTCTTCCCTACCTCAAATTGCTCTTCAGAAACAGTggataa
- the LOC107875471 gene encoding tRNAse Z TRZ4, mitochondrial isoform X2, whose product MTNPENNVHTNTKAYVQILGTGMDTQETSPSVLLCFDKERFIFNAGEGLQRFCMEYKIKLSQVDHICLTRVCSETAGGLPGLLLTLAGMKDESPQSAGKVQIWGPPNLNLLVNAMKTFVPHAVMKNKNCIPQSGSALVPPLHAEELRADGKFKAVSISAILLSPTHFAGSHFSPNDTSIVYICKLHDITGKVDKDKAKACGLNPGRKLGQLQKGFSVKSDFLDIEVHPDDVIGPTIPGPIVLIVDCPTEPHAQELLSAQALEAYYSDSQSNSPDTTKVVNCIIHLGPATVINSPVYEKWMGKFDSAQHIMARTPRKHETTPILVSSAKIGTRLHYLCPQLFPAPSLPSVGDDVGTPHIKGSACGIFAENLLKFTLRPPRDMGLDRSSVENPTTSSVFIEELLSEIPEIADAAKNISKFWHKPKDEVELSNRQDSGDVVTEEPSKFSAPRCLENVQRDDLEIVFLGTGSSVPSKYRNVSSIHVNLFSKGGLLLDCGEGTLAQLKRRYGIIGADSAVRNLKCIWISHIHADHHAGVARILALRRDLLKGVAHDRILVIGPKQVGEFLMEYIKLEDLDMLFLDCKSTTVAAWDNMEADSMYVESRDHTLLTSLSEDSPLQHCSKKMKLSTPVDDITLLKCFRKVLSEAGLVRLISFPVVHCPDTEAFGVILESAERMNHDKVVPGWKVVYSGDTRPCSQVIEASLGATILIHEATFEDGLVEEAIARNHSTIKEAIEVGDSAGAYRVILTHFSQRYPKVPALDEVSMQTTCIAFDLMSVNLADLPVLPKVLPYLKLLFRNSG is encoded by the exons ATGACTAACCCCGAAAATAATGTTCACACTAATACGAAAGCCTATGTCCAG ATTTTGGGGACAGGAATGGATACCCAAGAAACATCCCCATCTGTTCTGCTCTGCTTTGACAAAGAAAGATTCATATTTAACGCTGGAGAG GGATTACAACGCTTCTGCATGGAGTATAAGATAAAATTATCTCAG GTAGACCACATATGTCTCACTCGTGTATGCTCAGAGACAGCAGGTGGACTTCCAG GATTGCTATTGACTTTGGCTGGCATGAAAGATGAAAGTCCTCAAAGTGCTGGGAAA gtccAGATATGGGGTCCTCCAAATCTAAATTTATTGGTTAATGCAATGAAGACTTTTGTCCCTCATGCTgttatgaagaataaaaattgCATCCCGCAAAGTGGATCTGCATTAGTTCCCCCATTACATGCGGAGGAGTTGAGAGCTGATGGCAAGTTCAAGGCAGTTAGTATATCAGCTATTCTCCTATCACCGACTCACTTTGCTGGATCACATTTTAGTCCAAATGATACCTCCATTGTATATATTTGTAAACTACATGACATCACGGGGAAAGTTGACAAAGATAAGGCTAAAGCTTGCGGACTCAATCCAGGGAGAAAGCTTGGACAACTGCAGAAGGGGTTCAGTGTGAAGTCAGATTTTCTGGATATCGAG GTCCATCCAGATGATGTTATAGGTCCAACTATTCCTGGTCCGATTGTACTGATTGTTGACTGTCCAACAGAACCTCATGCACAAGAGTTACTCTCTGCACAAGCTCTTGAAGCCTATTACTCTGATTCCCAAAGCAACTCCCCAGATACCACCAAGGTTGTGAACTGCATCATTCATCTGGGCCCTGCTACTGTCATCAACAGTCCTGTTTATGAGAAATGGATGGGGAAATTTGATTCTGCCCAACATATTATGGCAAGAACTCCAAG GAAGCATGAAACAACTCCAATTCTAGTATCTAGTGCTAAAATAGGTACAAGACTGCATTATTTGTGTCCTCAGCTTTTTCCAGCTCCTAGTCTTCCTTCTGTTGGTGACGATGTTGGAACACCTCATATAAAG GGTTCAGCTTGTGGCATATTTGCTGAAAATCTCTTAAAG TTCACCTTACGTCCTCCTAGAGATATGGGATTGGACAGATCAAGTGTTGAAAATCCGACGACCTCCTCAGTTTTCATTGAAGAGTTACTTTCAGAGATTCCCGAGATTGCTGATGCAGCTAAGAACATAAGCAAATTTTGGCACAAACCTAAAGATGAGGTGGAATTATCCAACAGGCAGGACAGTGGTGATGTCGTGACTGAAGAACCTTCAAAATTCTCTGCCCCTAGGTGTCTCGAGAATGTACAGAGAGATGATCTGGAGATTGTTTTTCTTGGCACCGGTTCTTCTGTACCTTCAAAATATCGAAATGTCAGTTCCATCCATGTTAATCTTTTCTCTAAAGGGGGTTTACTCCTTGATTGTGGAGAAGGAACCCTGGCACAACTCAAGAGGAG ATATGGCATTATTGGTGCAGACAGTGCAGTTAGAAATCTTAAATGCATTTGGATTTCCCATATCCATGCTGATCACCACGCAGGTGTGGCACGGATACTTGCTTTACGACGTGATTTGTTGAAGGGAGTAGCCCATGATCGCATACTGGTTATTGGGCCAAAACAGGTTGGGGAGTTTCTCATGGAATATATAAAATTAGAAGATCTAGACATGTTGTTTCTCGACTGTAAGAGCACTACGGTGGCTGCATGGGATAATATGGAGGCCGACTCTATGTATGTTGAAAGTAGAGATCATACTCTGTTGACTTCTCTTTCTGAAGACAGTCCTCTGCAGCACTGTTCGAAAAAAATGAAGCTAAGCACTCCAGTTGATGACATAACATTGCTAAAGTGTTTCAGGAAAGTTCTCAGTGAAGCAGGTCTAGTGAGACTCATCAGCTTCCCTGTCGTACACTGTCCAGACACTGAGGCGTTTGGTGTTATCTTGGAATCAGCAGAAAGAATGAATCACGACAAAGTAGTACCGGGTTGGAAGGTTGTGTATTCTGGTGACACGAGGCCATGCTCGCAAGTTATAGAAGCATCTCTTGGTGCAACTATACTTATACATGAG GCAACATTTGAGGATGGCCTGGTGGAGGAGGCTATAGCAAGAAATCACAGCACAATCAAAGAAGCTATAGAAGTGGGAGATTCTGCTGGTGCATACCGCGTAATATTAACACACTTCAGCCAAAGATACCCCAAAGTACCTGCACTTGATGAAGTGAGTATGCAAACAACTTGTATTGCTTTTGATCTAATGAGTGTAAACCTAGCAGATTTGCCAGTGCTACCTAAGGTTCTTCCCTACCTCAAATTGCTCTTCAGAAACAGTggataa
- the LOC107875471 gene encoding tRNAse Z TRZ4, mitochondrial isoform X3 yields MDTQETSPSVLLCFDKERFIFNAGEGLQRFCMEYKIKLSQVDHICLTRVCSETAGGLPVSGLLLTLAGMKDESPQSAGKVQIWGPPNLNLLVNAMKTFVPHAVMKNKNCIPQSGSALVPPLHAEELRADGKFKAVSISAILLSPTHFAGSHFSPNDTSIVYICKLHDITGKVDKDKAKACGLNPGRKLGQLQKGFSVKSDFLDIEVHPDDVIGPTIPGPIVLIVDCPTEPHAQELLSAQALEAYYSDSQSNSPDTTKVVNCIIHLGPATVINSPVYEKWMGKFDSAQHIMARTPRKHETTPILVSSAKIGTRLHYLCPQLFPAPSLPSVGDDVGTPHIKGSACGIFAENLLKFTLRPPRDMGLDRSSVENPTTSSVFIEELLSEIPEIADAAKNISKFWHKPKDEVELSNRQDSGDVVTEEPSKFSAPRCLENVQRDDLEIVFLGTGSSVPSKYRNVSSIHVNLFSKGGLLLDCGEGTLAQLKRRYGIIGADSAVRNLKCIWISHIHADHHAGVARILALRRDLLKGVAHDRILVIGPKQVGEFLMEYIKLEDLDMLFLDCKSTTVAAWDNMEADSMYVESRDHTLLTSLSEDSPLQHCSKKMKLSTPVDDITLLKCFRKVLSEAGLVRLISFPVVHCPDTEAFGVILESAERMNHDKVVPGWKVVYSGDTRPCSQVIEASLGATILIHEATFEDGLVEEAIARNHSTIKEAIEVGDSAGAYRVILTHFSQRYPKVPALDEVSMQTTCIAFDLMSVNLADLPVLPKVLPYLKLLFRNSG; encoded by the exons ATGGATACCCAAGAAACATCCCCATCTGTTCTGCTCTGCTTTGACAAAGAAAGATTCATATTTAACGCTGGAGAG GGATTACAACGCTTCTGCATGGAGTATAAGATAAAATTATCTCAG GTAGACCACATATGTCTCACTCGTGTATGCTCAGAGACAGCAGGTGGACTTCCAG TCTCAGGATTGCTATTGACTTTGGCTGGCATGAAAGATGAAAGTCCTCAAAGTGCTGGGAAA gtccAGATATGGGGTCCTCCAAATCTAAATTTATTGGTTAATGCAATGAAGACTTTTGTCCCTCATGCTgttatgaagaataaaaattgCATCCCGCAAAGTGGATCTGCATTAGTTCCCCCATTACATGCGGAGGAGTTGAGAGCTGATGGCAAGTTCAAGGCAGTTAGTATATCAGCTATTCTCCTATCACCGACTCACTTTGCTGGATCACATTTTAGTCCAAATGATACCTCCATTGTATATATTTGTAAACTACATGACATCACGGGGAAAGTTGACAAAGATAAGGCTAAAGCTTGCGGACTCAATCCAGGGAGAAAGCTTGGACAACTGCAGAAGGGGTTCAGTGTGAAGTCAGATTTTCTGGATATCGAG GTCCATCCAGATGATGTTATAGGTCCAACTATTCCTGGTCCGATTGTACTGATTGTTGACTGTCCAACAGAACCTCATGCACAAGAGTTACTCTCTGCACAAGCTCTTGAAGCCTATTACTCTGATTCCCAAAGCAACTCCCCAGATACCACCAAGGTTGTGAACTGCATCATTCATCTGGGCCCTGCTACTGTCATCAACAGTCCTGTTTATGAGAAATGGATGGGGAAATTTGATTCTGCCCAACATATTATGGCAAGAACTCCAAG GAAGCATGAAACAACTCCAATTCTAGTATCTAGTGCTAAAATAGGTACAAGACTGCATTATTTGTGTCCTCAGCTTTTTCCAGCTCCTAGTCTTCCTTCTGTTGGTGACGATGTTGGAACACCTCATATAAAG GGTTCAGCTTGTGGCATATTTGCTGAAAATCTCTTAAAG TTCACCTTACGTCCTCCTAGAGATATGGGATTGGACAGATCAAGTGTTGAAAATCCGACGACCTCCTCAGTTTTCATTGAAGAGTTACTTTCAGAGATTCCCGAGATTGCTGATGCAGCTAAGAACATAAGCAAATTTTGGCACAAACCTAAAGATGAGGTGGAATTATCCAACAGGCAGGACAGTGGTGATGTCGTGACTGAAGAACCTTCAAAATTCTCTGCCCCTAGGTGTCTCGAGAATGTACAGAGAGATGATCTGGAGATTGTTTTTCTTGGCACCGGTTCTTCTGTACCTTCAAAATATCGAAATGTCAGTTCCATCCATGTTAATCTTTTCTCTAAAGGGGGTTTACTCCTTGATTGTGGAGAAGGAACCCTGGCACAACTCAAGAGGAG ATATGGCATTATTGGTGCAGACAGTGCAGTTAGAAATCTTAAATGCATTTGGATTTCCCATATCCATGCTGATCACCACGCAGGTGTGGCACGGATACTTGCTTTACGACGTGATTTGTTGAAGGGAGTAGCCCATGATCGCATACTGGTTATTGGGCCAAAACAGGTTGGGGAGTTTCTCATGGAATATATAAAATTAGAAGATCTAGACATGTTGTTTCTCGACTGTAAGAGCACTACGGTGGCTGCATGGGATAATATGGAGGCCGACTCTATGTATGTTGAAAGTAGAGATCATACTCTGTTGACTTCTCTTTCTGAAGACAGTCCTCTGCAGCACTGTTCGAAAAAAATGAAGCTAAGCACTCCAGTTGATGACATAACATTGCTAAAGTGTTTCAGGAAAGTTCTCAGTGAAGCAGGTCTAGTGAGACTCATCAGCTTCCCTGTCGTACACTGTCCAGACACTGAGGCGTTTGGTGTTATCTTGGAATCAGCAGAAAGAATGAATCACGACAAAGTAGTACCGGGTTGGAAGGTTGTGTATTCTGGTGACACGAGGCCATGCTCGCAAGTTATAGAAGCATCTCTTGGTGCAACTATACTTATACATGAG GCAACATTTGAGGATGGCCTGGTGGAGGAGGCTATAGCAAGAAATCACAGCACAATCAAAGAAGCTATAGAAGTGGGAGATTCTGCTGGTGCATACCGCGTAATATTAACACACTTCAGCCAAAGATACCCCAAAGTACCTGCACTTGATGAAGTGAGTATGCAAACAACTTGTATTGCTTTTGATCTAATGAGTGTAAACCTAGCAGATTTGCCAGTGCTACCTAAGGTTCTTCCCTACCTCAAATTGCTCTTCAGAAACAGTggataa